GGGATTCGCGTCACTCCGGACCCCCGGCCTCCGCCGGGGTGACGTCAAGGACACATCGAAGTGTTCTTGAACTAATGACATTGTTTCTCAACTCCCAACTCGTCACTCCGCATTCAGTGATCCGAGTGTATCCCGGAACCTGTTTTTTGTACAGAGGGATGAAAAATTAGATGAGGTTTATGGAAAAATGAGTTATAAAGTCTGGCAGGTTAACCCTTTGCAGGAGGAGAGACGATGACCAAGAAGGACTTGATCAAGGGAAAACGGATCCTGATCGTGGATGATGAACCGGATGTCCTGGAAACCCTGGAGGATCTGCTGTCCACGGCCAAGATCACCACGGCCGGCACCTTTGAAGATGCAAAAAAGCTCATGGAGACGCAGCATTTCGACATCGCCGTCCTGGATATCATGGGGGTGAATGGATATGAGCTTCTGAAAATCGCCAACGAGAAACAAATTACGGCCATCATGCTGACGGCCCACGCCTTTACCCCTGAAGACACCATGAAGTCGCACCAGAAGGGAGCGGCCCTATATGTGCCCAAGGACAGGATGATCGACATCGTCACCTATCTGGATGATGTCCTGGAAGCGGAAGAGAAGGGAAAGACCACCTGGTGGCGCTGGATCGACCGGTTCGCGGACCTTTATGACCAGAAGTTTGAAAAAGACTGGAGATATAAAGACAAGGACTTCTGGAAGGGATTTCCCTACGCATGATGCGTTCCCCCGCAGGACGTGGGAACGCGGTGTATGAGCGTGGGGGAGAGAAGTTGGATGCGGGGATGAGGACTCCCCTCTATTCCAATTTCTACCTTTCCATCTGCTGACGCCGCATCGTCCTCAGCTGGGCCAGTTCCCAGACATAATCGTACAGGTGAAGCCCCTTGCTGGCCGCGATGATCTCCCCGTCTTCCACGCCGATGCTGGCCGCCATATACTCCTTCAAGAGCTGGATGGCCCCCAGATTTGCCGGGAGACCGTTCCAGAGGTCCCACGATCTGAAATATACAATGAAATGGAGTTTTCCCTCCTTGACCCGGGTATCGATCCCCCGGAGGCAGGGCGGATCGGCCAAATAAACGGCCCCTGGATCGCCCACTGTCATGTAGGCCTGGTTGGTTTCAAAACCGTCTTCCTGATACATGCGTATGACCTCGGCAATCTGCGGCTCAAGGTATTGGCCATAGGTATACTCCTCTCCCGGCTGCCTGGCCGATGTCATGAGGTAGGGGAGGTATTCCTCCAGGTATCCCTCGGCCACAGGATTGGGGATGCCGAGGGCCGGAGGGATATCGGGGATGAGCGGCCGCACTCCGGGATACCGGATCTGAATGGTGACATAATCAAATTCAAGCCGCTTCTGGCCCACATAACTGCCCCGGTCGATCACATACTCCCTTCCGGTCTCGAGCAACCGGTAAACGCACTGAAACCAGGCATCCGGCAGGTCCCGCGCATCAATAAATTCCAGTTTCATGCAACTGTCGTCCTTTCAGTCAAATTCCGCCACGAGAAAGGTGTGGTCAGAGGGTTTTTGCATGGCCCTTGCCTCCCTGTCGATCCAGACGGACCGGGATCGTTCGGCCAGAGGGGCCGTAGCCAGGATATAGTCGATCCGCCATCCCATGTTTCGTTTGAAGCCGTTCGGGATCCGATAATCCCAGAAGGTATAGTGATTCCCGCTGGTAATATGTCTGCGAAAGATATCCACCAGGCCCCAGTCAAGAAGACCCTGGAGCATGGCCTGTTCATCCGGATGAAATCCCACCTGCCCCCATAACCCCTCAGGGTCGAAGACATCCATGGCCGAGTAGGCCACATTGAAATCCCCTGCCACCAGGAGCCGGGAAGACGGGGTATAATGAGCGGTAATATGATCCAGGAGATGCTCGAGCCACGCCAGCTTGAACCGGAATTTGTCTGAGCCGGCCACAAATCCCTGGGGCACATATACGTTGATCACCTCAATATCCCCCAGGCCTCCGCTGATGAACCGCGCGTCGTCCATGCCTTGCACAGGGAGTCCGGTCTGCACGTCAGTCAACGGGGATCTGCTCAGAATAGCCACCCCGTTGTAGGATTTCTGCCCACGAAAGACCGCATGGTACCCGGCCCCTTTCACGGCTTCCACCGGAAAATCCCCATCCTGGACCTTGGTCTCCTGGAGAAAGAGGACATCCGGGGCCTCCCGCTCCAGCCAGCCCAGGACGATGGGAAGTCTCGCGCGGATGGAATTGACATTGAATGTGGCGACCTTCATTTATTGCAGGACCTTTGGACGGTGAAGCGCAGGGGAGTTGTTTTCTCGCGGGGGCAATGGTCCGCGACCTCCTGAAACCATGCGCCGTCAGTCATGGGCTGTCCCATCTGCCCTCAATTTACAATTTGTATATCACGCTCAAATTTTCATATCAACGACAAAGGCGCTTTCGGCTTGCACGAACCCGCTTGATTTATGAGGGCCTGCTCCGTATACTCCCCAGATGCGTTCTTGACGCGGGCAGACTTTTTGGCAGGTTGCAGAGAATCAACAGACGAAGAGTCTAAGGCGGCCGGACGCCCGTGGGGGTATCTTTCCAAGAAGCTGCATTAAAATGGTTACATAACGCTCGGCGACACCCCCCGACTT
This sequence is a window from Deltaproteobacteria bacterium. Protein-coding genes within it:
- a CDS encoding response regulator — translated: MTKKDLIKGKRILIVDDEPDVLETLEDLLSTAKITTAGTFEDAKKLMETQHFDIAVLDIMGVNGYELLKIANEKQITAIMLTAHAFTPEDTMKSHQKGAALYVPKDRMIDIVTYLDDVLEAEEKGKTTWWRWIDRFADLYDQKFEKDWRYKDKDFWKGFPYA
- a CDS encoding thymidylate synthase; translation: MKLEFIDARDLPDAWFQCVYRLLETGREYVIDRGSYVGQKRLEFDYVTIQIRYPGVRPLIPDIPPALGIPNPVAEGYLEEYLPYLMTSARQPGEEYTYGQYLEPQIAEVIRMYQEDGFETNQAYMTVGDPGAVYLADPPCLRGIDTRVKEGKLHFIVYFRSWDLWNGLPANLGAIQLLKEYMAASIGVEDGEIIAASKGLHLYDYVWELAQLRTMRRQQMER
- the xth gene encoding exodeoxyribonuclease III, which produces MKVATFNVNSIRARLPIVLGWLEREAPDVLFLQETKVQDGDFPVEAVKGAGYHAVFRGQKSYNGVAILSRSPLTDVQTGLPVQGMDDARFISGGLGDIEVINVYVPQGFVAGSDKFRFKLAWLEHLLDHITAHYTPSSRLLVAGDFNVAYSAMDVFDPEGLWGQVGFHPDEQAMLQGLLDWGLVDIFRRHITSGNHYTFWDYRIPNGFKRNMGWRIDYILATAPLAERSRSVWIDREARAMQKPSDHTFLVAEFD